A region of the Mus musculus strain C57BL/6J chromosome X, GRCm38.p6 C57BL/6J genome:
TacagccagcaactgaccaatgcagaggtagcacacacttttaatcccagcactcaggagacagaggcaggcagaactctgagttcaagggcagtctggtctacagagtgaattccaggacagccagagctacatagtgaaaccctgtgaaaaaacaaaaacaaaaacaaaaacaaaacaaaaacaaaaaacataaaaacaaagcaacaccAAAACGTACTAAACTGTGGACTAaaatggagctagagagatgtcttagtggttaagagtatcagttgctcttccagaggacctgggttcagttatGTAGCAtccatatgaaggctcacaaccactttaaactctagttccaaggtatttatcaccctcttctgacttccatgggcactaggcacacatgcaCTAGGCATACATGCACTAGGCATACATGGGCATATATGCAGGtgaaacactcatacactcaaaataaaaataagtcttcttTGAACTTCTTCACTAAAACATTAGCAACAGTGTTCTGTACTAAAGTGTTTCAACAAGAATCTGATCTGACTACTAATAAAAATTCAGTCAAATGACAACGAGTAATAATGTAAGGTGATATGAGAATATCTGTCACTTTTATATCTAGCTGACTGAGTCAGGGGTATTATTCATACTGCCAAGTTCATACGAGAAGGTAATACAGTGTCCTTTAGAGGTTAGGTGAGTGAAAGATGCTTTTTCCCACCCTGGTTTGTGGGTCCCTGAGGCTTGTGTACACACCTTTGGGCATAAGATGGAGTGAGAACCTGTGCCACCCTCCAATTAAAGAGAATCTGCGCTGTCCCCAAACACTCAAAGAAACAGCAAATAAGCAGGAAGGGTATGGATCACATGTTCTATTTCTTTGGAACAATAACACCTCAGTGTGGTCATGCCAGAATGGACATGTGTTTCCAGGAATTTCATCAATGACATCAGAGGAAGACAGTCTCAGAGACCAAGGGAACAAAAAGGGTTTGCAGGGTCCCTGTGGGCAAGTCAGCCAGCTACCATAGCCCTTTCTTGCCTTCTTTTCAGTGATGAAGTGTGCAGGCTGAAGTTGAggagagagagctatgagagttcTAAGTTACCAGTCTCAGGATTCTATGACTCAGTAACTAAACTGAGAACTAGGACATCCTGCTCCAGAGCACAAGCAACTATGGTTAGAAGGAAGGTGAAAGAGTagaaagacagaggagaaggcAAGTTGCTGGTTTTAGCTTGGAAGCAAACCAGATGAGCCtaaaagaggaggggaaagaaggtgAGACACCTATGTCATAAAAATGAATTGAACAAAATATCCATTCACCAAGAGGTCCATGGAACtctagatttaaaaacatttccaagGATTTGGTGTGGCAGCTAGGAGTCTTAAAATCTGCCAgccaggaggaggaagcagtatGAATAATCCTTTGTTTGACTTGAAGCCTGTTCTATCTCTTCTTCCGTGTAGGAATCACAGGCCTCTGGTCCCTGGCCATCATTTCCTGGGAGAGATGGCTGGTGGTCTGCAAGCCCTTTGGCAATGTGAGATTTGATGCTAAGCTGGCCACTGTGGGAATCGTCTTCTCCTGGGTCTGGGCTGCTATATGGACGGCCCCACCAATCTTTGGTTGGAGCAGGTAAGGGTGTAATGATACTCGAAAGGTAGCCCCTGTAGGACCAAGTGTGGAAGGTCAGACTGTGATCTTTGAGGAAATCACTTCTGATTTCTGGGTCTGTGTGGCTCCTTGCttacaagaagaaaggaagaaactctCCTCAGGGTCTCAGTGAGGCACgcacatgaatgtatgtatttgCCTATGACATCAAAAGAGGCCCTGAGGCTCACTCCCTAGACATGAAAATGTTTATCTTGAGTATAAGAAGCCCACAAGAAGACTAGGAATATTCAAAATGCCCATCCTAGGGCTATAGTGTAAGTGAACACTGGGTACATTTAAATTTCAGGGCCCTCTTAAAAGCTCTGTGCCAGGCACTTCTCATACATTTTACCCCACCACCTTCAGAGGTTTCTTAGACGGTACAGGAGGTCATGGAAGCCATATATATCCTTGCCAGACTCATTCTTTGGGGGAAATACTCAAAGCTGATGAGGCAATGACTTAGATGTTTAGCAGGGAGGAATGAGATATGGACAACTGATTTTACTGTTGTACATGACAATCTTGAGTGTGTGTTCCTGTGGTATTTGGACAgagaatgttctttctttgtgaaGCTTCCATCATTCTGTGAAATACGCCTTGTTAACAGCTTGTCTTTCCCCAGAACCACAACAATTACCAGTAATTAAGAATGTCCTAGTGTTAGTGCTGGGGGAGGCTTAGACTGGATTATTTCATTTCACTTCCATGGTTACCCAGTGAGCATTCCCCTTCATTACAGACCTGGCACAAACTGGCCTCATAATAAATTCAGACATTCTTAGGGTTtctaaaaaggaagagaaagaggaagcctCTTCACCTCCTTATGAAAATATTCTAGAACTAAGTAGTGATAATTGCACAACCTTGGGAAAGTCTTGAATGTAATAATGGCAAATTTCATACTATGCATATTTTGTCACAAAGAGAAAAGATGACATGAAGAATATAAATGGACAAGGATTTACCAAAATCCTACTACAGAGTTTTAAGATGATCAGAATATTCTAGAAGTACAACACTGTGTAGATATGAAATGCTATTGACTTGTTTACTTCTAATTGGTTAATTTCTTCTCAATTTAAAAAACCCTCTGACTCAAGTCAGGCATGTGCCCTGGCTAGTTGGGGAGGTTCCAGGTTGCCCCAGCTTGAATTAGGATGGGCTGCTGGCCCTTCTCTTTAGGTACTGGCCTTATGGCCTGAAGACATCCTGTGGCCCAGACGTGTTCAGCGGTACCTCGTACCCCGGGGTTCAGTCTTATATGATGGTCCTCATGGTCACGTGCTGCATCTTCCCACTCAGCATCATCGTGCTCTGCTACCTCCAAGTGTGGCTGGCCATCCGAGCAGTAAGCCCTTTACCCTCCTGTCCTCATACCAAACTTGCAAGATGTGTAGGCAACTCTGAGGCACACCTGGTaactctcctgcctccacattgCTCTGATCCCAAATCAAGCAGTCCACCAGAGTCTCTTAAATGCACCCcccttttatttttggagacaaggaCTCAGTATagagtcctggctggcctgaaattttgCTATATAGATCAGGTTAGATTCAAATttacagaaatccacttgcctccgCCTCTtgagtgtgtaccaccatgactGGCTTAAACCTTTTTATCCCTGTGCGTCTTAGTTGCTGTTCAattgctgttaagagacaccatgtccaaggcaactcataaaaaagcatttaattgggggcttgtttagagtttcagaggcttagtccattattatcattatgGGAATtggacaggcatggtgctgagcaGACCCTGATCCGAAGGCAAAGAAAGGAATGCTGGCCTGttgtaggcttttgaaacctcacctccagtgacatacttcctctaacatggccaaacctactccaacaaggccacctctcTTAATCcctctcaaatagtgccactccctgatgactaagcttcAAACACTTATGGaaggggcattcttattcaaaccatataAGCAGATCCCATCCCTATAAAAAATATTAAGAACCAATAGTATAGGACAGGAggtatagcttagtggtagaataTTGCCTAGCATGtattgaagccctgggttccatcctaagCACCAAATAAACTGTGAGGGGTGGCTCTTAGgcagtgaaggcaggaggatcaaaaaagttcaaggttatcctctgctatatagcaaattcaaggccagcctgatatcTACATAGACTATGGAGATGCAAGGAGTTCCTTTGGGGGATAAATTTTAGggatttttattacttaaaaagtatgtacaatattttttatcatattctttcccctctcccaactcctctcagatcctccccacccaacttcatattctctcacactctctgccctctctctcccttaggggggaaaaacacaaaacaaaggtcAAAATAAATTAACAAGCAAAATCCATTAAGACAAAAATTACCCAAACAAAAAgttcacaaagcaaaacaaacaaacaaacaaaaacccaatcaaacaaataacaaaccaattgtggagttcattttgtgttagaCAGCTACTCCTGGGCCTGGGGCTTACCCTGGAGTGTGGCAGATATACCTAGTGATGTTCTGTTACAGAAAACTGACTTCCCCCTTTTCAGCATGTAtcagttgcaaatagcttcttagtTAGGGATGGAACTTCTTTCTATGCTGAAGTTTTGTGTGGTTTGAACTTTACAGGTCTCTGTGCTGTTACAGCTCTTAATGCAGAAAGGGAGTTAGAAATATTGTGAGATGTAAAGGTAATGAATAGCTCCAATGAAACTGTcatccagacacaacaggactgatatacatataaatgaaattattgTAGTCTCAAAACCTGACTTCCTTGTTCTCACTCTAATGAGATGGAAAGTGACTGCCCATTCCTAGAGGACTCAGAAAGAGactctctgccctctctctcccttattCTGCCTTCTCCCTGGCCCAGTACAGCCCTCCCATGGAGCATAATCTACAGAACACCTGCATCCCCTCCTCAGgtcttagttactattctattgctgtaaaaagacaccatgaccaaagcaactttttttaaaaagtgtttgatTAGGGgatgcttacaatttcagagggtgagtccatgataAATGTAGTGGGGAGCAAGGCAGCAGTCAGTCAGGCATGGCacttggagaagtagctgagagcttaagCCTGATCTGTAagttgaaggcagagagagatagacTGACCCTAGCATGGGCTTTTAAAACATCAAAGCTCACCCCTCATAATGcacctcctccaagaaggccacaccacctaatcTTCCAAAACAGTTTCATGAACTAGAGACCAgatttcaaatacatgagcctatgggggccattctcattcaaaccaccacaatgaggCTCTTGGGGAAGATCAAGAACTCCAGAATGCCATTTGCCTCTAGACCTGCTTGACACTGTCTTGTGTCTGGTGCTCCATCTTAGGAAGCCTATTCAGTCAGGAGTCCCTATCTCACCAATGTCCCTATCTAGGTCAGGTTACACTGGGGAGATGAGAGTAAGAGAATGTGTAAGCTGGGTACTGTATGCTGAGTGCTGTGTGCTCCTCTAATGGTTTCCCTCCCCAGCAGAAATTGTCTCTTTGTTAAACAACTCCCCTACCATTTACTTTGTGTGCCATTTGTTCAGTGCCCCAGCATTGTGTAGCACAGCTGGCAGAaagtctcattctctctctctctctctctctctctctctctctctctctctgttttgttttttgagacagggtttctctgtgtagccttggctgtcctggaactcactctgtagaccaggctggcctcgaactcagaaattcacctgcctctgcctcccaagtgctgggattaaaggcgtgtgccaccacgcctggcactttttttttttttgttttgttttgttttttcgagaaaGTCTCTTAAGGTGGTGCTTTACCTATATGAAGGTGCTTTGCGCTCACTCCTGCATGAGCAGGTATTTACAACCTCTTTCTGGAGAAGACTATGAGCTCCACCAGAGGCACCATTCACCTTCATGTCGTGTAATGAAGGCTGCAAATTGGTTCCTGTGTTGGTGGTCCAATATCAGAATCAATTTATCTAGTTCCCACAGTGTTTCCCTCCAGCTTCAGCAGTATTAGCTCTTGGCTAGCAGAGCCCATCACTGCTATTCCAGCTCTTCCTTTATTATAGCTTTCCTGATTCCTTTTACAGCTGTCTGTTATCAGTAAGCCTTCCATGGCAGATAGTGGTTGGCCTCTAGCCTCTAGAAAACCTGGGGGAAGTGTATATATGGATCTTGCATTGCCACCGGGCACCTGGCAATTACTAGGCCTGGTTTAGTTAAAGCAAACTTTACTTCTAGGACTCCATTCAGGACTCCAGACTCAAACCTGAGCACAAGACTAGAGCTTCTTGGAAGGGATCAGATACAGACTAAATTCAGTCTCCTTAGTTCTCCTTCACAAGCTTCTGTGAAACTATAAACAACAGCTTCAAAGGTCTGGTCTGAGGGTTGTCCTTGGCCAGGCCAGCCACTTGTTCCCACAAGGCCTACATAAAGCTAGCTCCAGGACCACTCTGGCCCCCAAATCAGGTCATTCTCTGACTTAGGGTGGGAGGCAGGATTGGGATACTAGGTGCAGTATTTCCTGCTCTCCATAGATCCCTAGAATTTCCTCTTGCTAGTATCCTAACTTGGCACCTGAGCATTAACAATAGTCCCTCCATATATAGAGGCCTATCTGAGTAATCCATTCACCGCCCTTGTCTTCTCTAGGTGGCAAAGCAACAGAAAGAATCTGAGTCCACTCAGAAGGCCGAGAAGGAGGTGACACgcatggtggtggtgatggtctTCGCATACTGCCTCTGCTGGGGACCCTATACTTTCTTTGCATGCTTTGCTACTGCCCACCCTGGCTATGCCTTccaccctcttgtggcctcccTACCATCCTACTTTGCCAAAAGTGCCACTATCTACAACCCCATTATCTATGTCTTTATGAACCGGCAGGTAAGCAAGAGCCTGATCAGAGCAAACTCATAATGACCCAGAACTCAATGAAGGTTCTTAGCTGGAATCAAATCATCAATAAGAAAGTTTTATGGAGAACCTGGGAGTGGGGGTTAATCATGATCCTCCATGTAAATAAGTGTGGAAAGGCTCTACATGTGACCCGCCCTGGCCAGACCTCAGCTCAACAATGACTTCTGGTATCTTTGCGCTATCTCCACCTGAGTCTGGTGCTTAAGAAAGTGTTGTGCACTGCAGGCCCTTCCATTCTCATGATCCCACAACTATGGACAAGAATCTTCTAAAGGTGCTGCTAGAATTCAGATGCATCAAGAATTCAGTGAACACACAATGATCCTAGCTAATTCTGTTCCTCTTGTGTTTACGAATTCAactctagtttttttttgttttgttttgttttgttttttcatttcaaaCCTTGACTTTGGATTTTTGCCTCCTTAAAAGTTTAGCTTTTCTTGGTTACACTAGCTAAGAGTCCAAGGGATTTTATGAGCTCATGAATTAGTTTAGAGTGAGCATGTTATGAGACATGGGCTTATCTGATGGCAACCATTTTTAGCTACCATATTGGTCTTTGACACAAGTTGCTCATGGCTCTTAGAACCCCCTGGTAGGTTATAAGTGGACCTTATGAGGCTCATCACCTTCTAAGTGCCATTTGCCTCTGTCTTTCTTGAATACATCATATGCACTTCATTAAGGAGCATTTACTATATGAGTTATTAGTAATCACAAGTGTTCAATGGAGCCTCTCATTTCATCAGATTCAGTGAATCCTTCCAATTGATGCTTCTTTCCCCTCTcatctttcttcctctggtacttgggatggaacacaggccctggtgcatgccaggcaagtactctaccccAGATCTCCTCTTCCAAAAAACTGAAAGCAGTCCTAGAAAGAAATCCTTGTGAAAGACAAGAAACAAGAGTAGGAATTGAAACACATTCTTCTGAGCAGGTGCACAAATTTTGCTTTCACTCATTCTGCTAAATTACAAGAAAACTGGAGCAGGGGATTCCTTTCTTGTTCACTGCTACATACCTCCAGAATAGAGTTAGAGTTAGACATAAAGTGAAAACTAGGTATATCAGCCAGCTTTTCAGCCAAATTCATGTTGTTATTCAACCCATCTCTGATGTTCTCAGTGTGAACACTTAAGTATTCTCATTTTGAGGATTTTAATGTTACAGGGAGTGAAATAGAGCTGAAGTTTGGGGACACTTTTAGGGTTCTCAAAGCTTTGTAGTTAGGTTTCTTAGATGGcattggtttgtttgggttttttttgtcacTGCCTAAATATCCCGAGGCTATCACAACAAATTCCACAAATTTCATGGCTTAAAACAACAGAATTGTATAGCTCTGTGTAAGAGAACTTGCCTAATATGCACAGAGTCCTAGGCTAAGTTCCTACCTCtacagcaagcaagcaaacaagaaaatagACCTAGAACCAAGAAAATAGTTGTAGAACAAAGGAAGCTAGGAGAAATACATTAAGTTTCTCACAGTTCCATAGGCTAGAAATCTGAGGTTTAGGTATCATCTGGCCTCTGGAACTGTGGGAATCTTAATGTCTCTCTCCTAACTTCTCTTGTTCTACAACTCATAGGCATGCTGCTCCAATATTATAGCcctttttctgtatgtttagtattgtagaaattatttaattccaacccagggtttctaccctgcctttgatcatttagttcctgaataaaaaaatacacacaacctttatatttacaataagctttaGACAGTACAAAAGCTGGACAGATACCTAGctctttttgatattataatcaACTATCCtactacttactatgtttcatctgggctgtcCTTAATTCCAATTGACCAGAcctcagggccatgttttcttgactcctaacccatggaggcctctccttcctcctcctgcactTTCTTTGTCCTTGTGGTTGCTCTCTGAACCCCAAGTCtgggaaacctaaaccccacctgTGTCAGctgttggctgttggcatctttatttaccaatgagAAATAATTTGGGGCCAAGGTGTACATTTGGACTCTCATCTCTGTGAAAACCAGGTACTGGGGgcctgcacttagcattacaatagatagcaaaagaccaaacattAATAATTCCCCCTTTAGTCCAATAAAAGGCCATTTTCTCTCAGATACAAATTGAatacaattataaaaattatgaaaattataagGTATGGTATGCACTTATAACATCCAGTCCATTATATCTGGCAATTTAGATAAAGTATTTTATCATCTACCCTAACTTAATGAGTTTACAATCCTGTACCTCAATCATGTTTGATTTTTAACTTGTATTACTAACCGAAAACTATCCTTTTACATCTAGAACACCTTCTTTAatgctaaacaacttaagttCAACTGTGAGACTATAACTAATCTTCAACCCTGTCAAAGATTTAAAAaggattagttcatattgttgttctataccctcagagcttgtgtctctagctgcatatgtagcagaaggtggcctagtcggccatcattgggaagagaggcccattggacttgcaaactttatatgccccagtacagggaaacgccagggccaagaagtgggagtgggtgggtaggggagcagggcaggggggagggtatagaggactttcgggatagcatttgaaatgtaaataaagaaaatatctaataaaataaaataaaatagaatagaataaaaaagaTTTAAGAAGGAATATATATTTGAGTATGTAGGAATGTAACTTCCACATTTAAACAATTGGCAGAGACAACTGACTACCTGGTTAGTCCTCAATATTCCTTATAATATTGGAGCATCTATCTTTAGTTTTCTGGCCCAGAACATCTGACAAACCTCCAGTGAAGCAGGAATTTATAAAGAACTAGCTTACCCTGTCTTGGCAGAGCTTAGCAGTCAACTACCCTGTGTCCTTGTGTTCTTTTTGGACAGCATTCTGTTTGTAGATAAAATTAGGTCATTTCATGCCCAGTGGCTAGCTTGCCACAATTGAAGCAACTCCACATGGAGGTATTGATGCTCATCACCTTTCTTGAAGTGGAATAGGGGTACTGTCAGGAGTAGGCATGCCTCATAGTCAAAAGATCTTTTAATAATGAAACAatattaaatgccatattctatGGATCCCTGATGCTTTTGAGCTATTTGAACTAAACATTGATTATTTTTAGCTATTTACTATTTGAATAACCTTGAAAACATATTGTAATTAACTAAGTTCGACTCTAATATGACCATGAGTGACTATCTGACTCTTAACTTGCATTACTTAATTATTCTAGACAATTTGTAATAGCAACTATTAAAAGAACTGGGtctaagccttgtattcttaaatgagttgcaaAGGCACAATGCCTTTTGAagagtaacaaaattaattttaaatttcatatcattatacaaagatttataccaatgaaaaccttaaactgTATCAATATGCAAATTATATACCAATGTAAGGAGATATAACTTCAACTCTGCATCAAAATATAgagatttctaccaatgtaagattatggctataAAATGCCTTAACAGTAAATTTAATAATCCATCCATATTTGTCTAATTTGTTATAATATTACTATATTTCCCCTTTTTCCTATTCAACCTCCTGCCCTTTACCTAAAAAAGAcaggatagagaagaggaaaagaaagatagaaatccCTGAGTCTAAGATTTCTTTTAGTTTCCTCCCTGTTCCAAACTGTAATTATTTGTAAGTTATCCTTTAAAATGACAGCATatctataattcataaaataatgaaaaccatCCACTTCAACTTAAGAGATTAGGAAGATGATCCTCTTATGATTGTTTCTTGCTTAATTGAAGTAAAGAATTCCTGTTTGGGACCCAAGGGAAAAAtggttagttttttttgtttgtttgtttgtgttttttttgaagatttttttattgCTTAATATTCATCCAATTATATAGCACAAGATATGGAAACAGCATGTTTTTTTCTAGATTTATAAAAATCACTATGTTATATATACAGAAGTCATATGTGTTTTTAGGTCCTTTTCTGAACTTTTCATTCTGTTCCATTTGTTTTCGGCTCACTCTTGTACCAGTGCCACACATTTCAATTACTGAAGTTTTAAAGTATGCTTTAATATCTActgagtcttctttttttttttttactttctttttaaaaattaattaattaattatttttacactccatatttcattccccccatcccccctccaactcttccacttcccatacctcctccccactcccctgtctccatgtggatgcccccaccctccaccccacctgacctctaaactccctggagcctccagtttcttgagggttaggtgcatcatctctgaatgaatacagacctGGCAattctctgctgtatgtgtgttggtggcctcatatcagctggtatatactGTCTATTTGATGGTCTagggtttgagagatcttgggg
Encoded here:
- the Opn1mw gene encoding medium-wave-sensitive opsin 1; this translates as MAQRLTGEQTLDHYEDSTHASIFTYTNSNSTKGPFEGPNYHIAPRWVYHLTSTWMILVVVASVFTNGLVLAATMRFKKLRHPLNWILVNLAVADLAETIIASTISVVNQIYGYFVLGHPLCVIEGYIVSLCGITGLWSLAIISWERWLVVCKPFGNVRFDAKLATVGIVFSWVWAAIWTAPPIFGWSRYWPYGLKTSCGPDVFSGTSYPGVQSYMMVLMVTCCIFPLSIIVLCYLQVWLAIRAVAKQQKESESTQKAEKEVTRMVVVMVFAYCLCWGPYTFFACFATAHPGYAFHPLVASLPSYFAKSATIYNPIIYVFMNRQFRNCILHLFGKKVDDSSELSSTSKTEVSSVSSVSPA